In Scophthalmus maximus strain ysfricsl-2021 chromosome 5, ASM2237912v1, whole genome shotgun sequence, a single window of DNA contains:
- the LOC118310511 gene encoding calcyclin-binding protein isoform X1 has product MHERHFMINQLEADLLELGSLLGKSEQKRVQELLKQEQKKVEKELAVKRQQKEQQARRQADPSAASKAAYTVKITNYAWDQSEKYVKIYLTLKDVHKLPSENVEVSFTDRSFSILVKDLGGKNHQMTVLNLLYPIDEKESDKKIKTDMVLVMCKKQTTKKWEYLTKAEKQSKDKEKPNVEANADPSDGLMSMLKKIYSEGDDEMKRTINKAWSESQEKKIRGEDMMDI; this is encoded by the exons ATGCATGAGAGACACTTTATG ATCAACCAGTTGGAGGCAGACCTGCTGGAGCTGGGGTCGCTCTTGGGCAAATCCGAGCAGAAACGAGTGCAGGAACTGCTGAAACAGGAGCAGAAGAAGGTGGAGAAGGAGCTTGCGGTCAAACGACAACAAAAGGAGCAACAGGCCCGGAGACAAGCGGACCCGTCTGCAGCCTCTAAAGCAGCGTACACAGTCAAGATCACCAACTATG CTTGGGACCAGTCGGAGAAATATGTCAAAATTTACCTTACGCTGAAGGATGTGCACAAACTTCCATCAGAAAATGTGGAGGTCAGCTTTACAGACAG GTCATTTTCTATTCTGGTAAAGGATCTAGGTGGGAAAAACCATCAGATGACAGTTCTCAATCTGTTATATCCCATCGATGAAAAGGAGAGCgacaaaaag ataaaaacagacaTGGTCCTGGTCATGTGCAAAAAGCAGACAACAAAGAAGTGGGAGTACCTAACAAAGGCGGAAAAGCAGTCTAAAGACAAAGA GAAACCCAACGTGGAAGCGAATGCAGACCCCAGCGATGGCCTGATGAGCATGCTGAAGAAGATATATTCAGAGGGCGACGACGAGATGAAGAGAACCATCAACAAAGCCTGGTCAGAGTCCCAGGAGAAGAAAATCCGAGGGGAAGACATGATGGACATCTAA
- the LOC118310511 gene encoding calcyclin-binding protein isoform X2: protein MDLTEQINQLEADLLELGSLLGKSEQKRVQELLKQEQKKVEKELAVKRQQKEQQARRQADPSAASKAAYTVKITNYAWDQSEKYVKIYLTLKDVHKLPSENVEVSFTDRSFSILVKDLGGKNHQMTVLNLLYPIDEKESDKKIKTDMVLVMCKKQTTKKWEYLTKAEKQSKDKEKPNVEANADPSDGLMSMLKKIYSEGDDEMKRTINKAWSESQEKKIRGEDMMDI from the exons ATGGATCTAACTGAACAg ATCAACCAGTTGGAGGCAGACCTGCTGGAGCTGGGGTCGCTCTTGGGCAAATCCGAGCAGAAACGAGTGCAGGAACTGCTGAAACAGGAGCAGAAGAAGGTGGAGAAGGAGCTTGCGGTCAAACGACAACAAAAGGAGCAACAGGCCCGGAGACAAGCGGACCCGTCTGCAGCCTCTAAAGCAGCGTACACAGTCAAGATCACCAACTATG CTTGGGACCAGTCGGAGAAATATGTCAAAATTTACCTTACGCTGAAGGATGTGCACAAACTTCCATCAGAAAATGTGGAGGTCAGCTTTACAGACAG GTCATTTTCTATTCTGGTAAAGGATCTAGGTGGGAAAAACCATCAGATGACAGTTCTCAATCTGTTATATCCCATCGATGAAAAGGAGAGCgacaaaaag ataaaaacagacaTGGTCCTGGTCATGTGCAAAAAGCAGACAACAAAGAAGTGGGAGTACCTAACAAAGGCGGAAAAGCAGTCTAAAGACAAAGA GAAACCCAACGTGGAAGCGAATGCAGACCCCAGCGATGGCCTGATGAGCATGCTGAAGAAGATATATTCAGAGGGCGACGACGAGATGAAGAGAACCATCAACAAAGCCTGGTCAGAGTCCCAGGAGAAGAAAATCCGAGGGGAAGACATGATGGACATCTAA
- the mrps14 gene encoding 28S ribosomal protein S14, mitochondrial — MAAQRIACSGLTALYSTVCAPKQALRSCWGTLEQVRGYYVNWRMLRDVKRRQMAFDFADERLRINALRKNTILPKELQEVADKEIAALPRDSCPVRIRNRCVLTSRPRGVKRRWRLSRIVFRDLADHNQMSGVLRARW; from the exons ATGGCGGCCCAGAGGATAGCATGCTCAGGGTTAACTGCCCTTTACTCCACAGTCTGCGCTCCTAAGCAG GCCCTGAGGAGCTGTTGGGGGACGCTGGAGCAAGTGAGGGGTTACTATGTTAACTGGAGGATGCTGAGGGACGTCAAGAGAAGGCAGATGGCCTTTGACTTTGCTGATGAGAGGCTGCGGATCAATGCACTGAGGAAGAACACCATTCTACCCAAAGAGCTTCAG GAGGTGGCAGATAAAGAAATCGCAGCACTGCCCAGAGACAGCTGCCCTGTGAGAATACGCAACAGGTGTGTGTTGACTTCCCGACCACGTGGAGTGAAGCGGAGGTGGCGACTCAGCCGGATTGTCTTCCGTGATCTAGCGGATCACAACCAGATGTCTGGGGTTCTGAGGGCAAGGTGGTGA